The following coding sequences are from one Bacillota bacterium window:
- a CDS encoding DegV family protein, which yields MAAKGRPIQIVSDSMADLPPEWVKELGVHVVALHVIFQDKSYRDGVDITPREFFDMMRRAPEGQLPRTSHPSPADFLQAYEAVVEAASPQAILSIHASSEISATYQSAVMASRQFDRVPVRVVDSRLVSMAEGLLVREAVRAADSGASVDEVAARLEELAARIRVRFTVETLEYLWKNGRIGRAQAFVGGVLQVKPILAFEGGMVTPVERVRGRARSLARLVEVCESETGGRGETLVVVHGDVPEEAEGLKEQVLKRCRFDEVIVTPLGPTIGTHTGPGTIGLIYTLAQGQ from the coding sequence TTGGCAGCAAAGGGCCGGCCCATTCAGATCGTATCGGACAGCATGGCGGACCTCCCCCCGGAGTGGGTAAAGGAGCTCGGCGTACACGTTGTGGCGCTTCACGTGATCTTCCAGGACAAGAGCTACCGGGACGGAGTGGACATCACCCCCCGCGAGTTCTTCGACATGATGCGACGGGCGCCCGAGGGGCAACTGCCCCGCACTTCGCACCCGTCCCCTGCCGACTTCCTGCAGGCTTACGAGGCTGTGGTCGAAGCAGCCAGCCCCCAGGCTATCCTCTCCATTCACGCTTCATCGGAAATCTCGGCAACGTACCAGTCGGCGGTGATGGCCTCCCGGCAGTTCGACCGGGTGCCGGTCCGGGTCGTGGACTCCCGCCTCGTCAGCATGGCGGAGGGGCTTCTAGTAAGGGAGGCGGTTCGGGCCGCCGATTCGGGCGCCTCTGTGGACGAGGTCGCAGCCCGCCTCGAGGAGCTGGCGGCGCGCATTCGCGTCCGGTTCACCGTGGAGACCCTGGAGTACCTCTGGAAAAACGGCCGCATCGGCCGTGCCCAGGCTTTTGTGGGTGGGGTGCTCCAGGTCAAGCCGATCCTGGCCTTCGAGGGGGGCATGGTGACCCCCGTTGAGCGGGTGCGAGGCCGGGCGCGGTCGCTGGCACGGCTCGTAGAAGTCTGCGAGTCGGAGACGGGCGGCCGGGGCGAGACGCTCGTCGTGGTTCACGGGGACGTGCCCGAGGAGGCGGAGGGCCTCAAGGAGCAGGTGCTGAAGCGGTGCCGGTTCGACGAGGTGATCGTAACCCCGCTCGGGCCCACGATCGGTACTCACACCGGCCCGGGCACCATCGGGCTCATCTACACCCTCGCACAGGGCCAGTAG
- the rsmD gene encoding 16S rRNA (guanine(966)-N(2))-methyltransferase RsmD produces the protein MRVIAGQARGRRLLAPKGRGVRPTTDRVRQSLMDILVPWTEGRAWLDLFAGSGAVGIEALSRGACLAVFVESDRRAAEVLEANLVRTGLRGRAEIRQSTVRVALEDLAREGRAFDVVFADPPYGQGFVAETAREVARLRLVSPPGLLVIQHSARERPGDVEGLRLAREAAYGETVVSFFSPELGD, from the coding sequence GTGCGGGTCATCGCCGGCCAGGCGAGGGGCCGGCGGCTCCTGGCGCCGAAGGGCCGGGGGGTGCGCCCCACCACGGACCGGGTCCGCCAGTCGCTGATGGATATCCTGGTGCCGTGGACGGAAGGGCGCGCATGGCTCGACCTCTTTGCCGGGTCGGGGGCGGTGGGAATAGAGGCGCTGAGCCGGGGGGCATGTCTGGCGGTCTTTGTGGAAAGCGACCGGCGGGCCGCCGAGGTGCTGGAAGCCAATCTGGTTCGAACGGGCCTGCGCGGGCGAGCGGAGATCCGGCAGAGCACCGTGCGCGTGGCGCTGGAGGATCTGGCACGGGAGGGCCGGGCTTTTGACGTCGTGTTCGCCGACCCTCCCTACGGCCAGGGGTTCGTGGCCGAAACGGCCCGGGAGGTTGCCAGGCTTCGGCTCGTTTCGCCGCCAGGGCTCCTGGTGATTCAGCACAGCGCCCGGGAGAGGCCCGGCGACGTCGAGGGGTTGCGGCTGGCCAGAGAAGCGGCGTACGGAGAGACGGTGGTGTCGTTCTTTTCCCCGGAATTGGGGGACTGA
- the coaD gene encoding pantetheine-phosphate adenylyltransferase encodes MTIAVYPGSFDPVTFGHLDIIARASRLFDVLYVAVLKNPGKRPLFSAEERLAMLEEACRPFPNVRCEAFSGLVVQYAASRGAAALVRGLRAVSDFEYEFVLATMNRHLNGQIDTVFIMTSSEYAFVSSSLIKEVAQFGGDVGRWVPPGVAQRLRARLQGLAPGGHAGVPGRGAPGLIERT; translated from the coding sequence GTGACGATTGCGGTTTACCCGGGCAGCTTCGACCCCGTGACCTTCGGGCACCTGGACATCATCGCCCGGGCGAGCAGGCTATTCGACGTTCTGTACGTGGCGGTCCTGAAAAACCCCGGCAAGCGGCCGCTGTTCTCGGCCGAGGAGCGGCTCGCCATGCTCGAAGAGGCGTGCCGGCCTTTCCCCAACGTGCGCTGCGAGGCGTTCTCCGGCCTGGTGGTGCAGTACGCGGCCTCCCGTGGGGCGGCGGCGCTGGTGCGGGGCTTGAGGGCGGTGTCGGACTTCGAGTACGAGTTTGTCCTGGCCACCATGAACCGCCACCTCAACGGCCAGATCGACACCGTCTTCATCATGACGTCGAGCGAGTACGCCTTCGTGAGTTCGAGCCTGATCAAGGAGGTGGCCCAGTTCGGTGGCGACGTGGGCCGCTGGGTACCTCCCGGCGTGGCCCAGCGCCTTCGCGCCCGCCTTCAGGGCCTCGCACCGGGAGGCCATGCGGGCGTACCCGGGAGGGGGGCTCCGGGCCTGATCGAACGGACATGA